The genomic interval TTTTGCTCGTGTAGATCTCCTCGCTCGCCTTCCAGGCGAAGCCCGTCGCCTGGGTCGGTTCCCCGGCCGCGGGCCGGCTCCAGAGCGCCTTCGCCGCCAGCTCGAGGCTGAGCGAGGGCCGCAGGCCGTAGCGCAGGTGCAGGGCGAAGTTGGGATTGACGTCGCTGTAGTCGCGCTCGCCGCCCATCAGCTTCATCGCCGCGGCCTCGCCGCCGAGGCCGAGGCGACCGCTCACGTCCTCCGCGCGCAGCGGGGACGCCCCCAGCAGGAGCGCAAGCAGCAGTGTCCAGCGCTGAGGCGGCAGGCTTCGCATGGCTCTTCTCCCTCGTTACTTGCGCAGCAGGTCGCGGATCTCGGTCAGGAGGACTTCCTCCTTGGTGGGCGCGGGCGGCGCGGCCGGCGCTTCCGCTTCCTTCTTCTTCAGCGTGTTCATCCACTTCACCATCATGAAGATCGCGAAGGCGATGATCAGGAAATCGACGACCGTCTGGACGAAGGCGCCGTACTTGAGCGTAACCGCCGGGGCCTCCGCCGTCGCCTGCTTCATCGTGACAGCGAGGTTCGTGAAGTCGACGCCGCCGAGCATCATCCCGATGGGAGGCATCAAGACATCGTTGACGAAGGAGGCCACGATCTTGCCGAACGCGCCGCCCATGATGATGCCCACGGCCATATCCATCACGTTGCCCTTCATCGCGAAGGACTTGAACTCGCTCATCATGCTCACGACCGTACCTCCTATTGGTTGCGCCAGTGCGATGAACACCGCCGACGATCGAGCGGGCGGCAGTGTAGACGCTCCGCGGGCGCGAATCAAGGTGCCCCGGGCTCTTGACAGTCGGGGCGGTCCCATAGATTGCTCGCGCTCGCCCGCCGTGGGCACAGACGCACCAGCAGAATGTCGACGCCGAAGGCGAGCGCAGCTGGGACGCCCCGGAGAAGTCCACCGACCTCGTAGATCTGGAGTCGATTCTCCGCTTCACGCTGGGCAGCGATGTCGATCCCTTCGTCATTGGGAGAACATCTTCACCGCGGCGATCACCAAGCACATCGCGGTGAACCTCTACCTGCGCTGGGCCTATGACAAGTACGACAACAGCGTGAAGCCGGATGTGGGCCCGGACGGCACGCTGCTCAACGCGGCCGCCGTGGGCGCCGCCGTCCGCAAGGGCGGGCAGTTCAAGCAGACCCTGGCTCTGGGATTCAACTACCGCCTCTTCTAGGCGGCGGCGGGGATCGGCGCGCGGGGTGGGCCCCTTGGACTCACCCCGCGTGCGTTCTGACGGCCGCGCGTTGGCCGATGAGCTGCGAGGCCAGCATGCCGACGAGCATCAGCGCGCAGCCGGCCAGGCGCCGGCCGCCGAGCTGCTCTTCGAGCAGCCACCAGCCGCCGAGCGCCGCGAAGACCGCCTCCAGGCTGAGCAGCACGGCGGCGTGGGCGGGCGGCGCTTGCCGCTGCGCCACCACCTGCAGCGTGAAGGCGACGGCCGTCGAGAGCAGACCGGCGTAGAGCACGGAGGGCGCGCCGCCGCGCAGGTCGAAGGGCAGCCCGTGTTCGTGGACGATCGCGAGACCGGCGCTGAGGACGGCAACCGTCGCGAACTGCAGGAAGGCGATGACGAGAGGATCGTGCCGGCGCGTCCAGCGGGCGATGACCAGCACGTGCACCGCCCAGAAGAAGGCGCCGCCCAGCACCAGCAGCTCACCGTACTCGATGCGCCAATCCGGGCGCACGCTCAGCAGGAAGAGGCCGCCGACGGCGAGCAGAGCGCCCAGCCAGGTGCCGTAGCCGGTGCGCCGGCCTTCCAGGCCGCCCAGCACCGGCACCACGATCACGTAGAGCCCCGTGATGAAGCCCGCCTTGCCGGCGTCCGTGTTGACCATGCCCCACTGCTGGAAGCCGGCGCCGAGGTAGAGCGCGAGCCCCGCCTGCAGGCCGCCGAGCAGCGCGGGCCGCAGGCCGGCGCGGCGAGCGCCGAGGAGCACGAAGGGGGCGAGGGCGAGAGCACCGAGGGCGAAGCGGAATGCGTTGAAGCTGAAGGGTCCCAGGTGCGCCATCCCCTCCCGCTGGGCGACGAAGGCGAAGCCCCAGATGAGCGCGGCCAGGAGCAGGAGGGCATCGGCTTTCAGTTTCACGGGCGGGCGCTCCGCGCGCAGAAGGGAGCGGGAGCATAGCCTTTCTGGGGCTGCCTGTCGATGCCTTGGCCGGCCGGTGGTGGCCTCGACCCGGCGGGCGCTTCAAGTCCGTCGGAGCGCCGTGCTATACTCATGCCCTGCCACCGGCGGCGCCGCTACCACGCCCGAGGCCCCATGCTCCGCTCGCTGCTCGCCTGTCTCGTCCTGCTGATCGCCACGCCGGCCGGCGCCATCACGCTGCGCGCTGCCTTCGAGGCCGCCGGTCCCGGCGAGGGCTACGACAAGCTCGTCGTGCTCGAGGCCGGCGTGGTCTACACGGGCGGCCTGCACGTGGGCCCCATCCTGGTGCCCGAGAGCACGAGCTACTCCGGCGAGGCGGGGTTGAACGTGAAGATCGTCGGGGGCGGCGCCGTGCTCGATCTCGGCGGCAGCCAGCTCGCGATCTCCTACTGCCCGAACCGGCTCGACGTCGAGGACTGCGTCATCGTGAACGGCAGCCTGCGCTACCGCGGCCTCGACTACGAGCCCGATCGCCAGCCGCGCGGCACGGTGCGCCAGGTCACCTTCTATCGGCCGCACGACTACGCGCTGCGCCTCCAGCGCACGGGCAGCGGGATCGTCTTCGAGCGCAACCTCCTGGTCGATGCCGTCGAGACGGGT from bacterium carries:
- the mscL gene encoding large-conductance mechanosensitive channel protein MscL — encoded protein: MSMMSEFKSFAMKGNVMDMAVGIIMGGAFGKIVASFVNDVLMPPIGMMLGGVDFTNLAVTMKQATAEAPAVTLKYGAFVQTVVDFLIIAFAIFMMVKWMNTLKKKEAEAPAAPPAPTKEEVLLTEIRDLLRK
- a CDS encoding DMT family transporter → MKADALLLLAALIWGFAFVAQREGMAHLGPFSFNAFRFALGALALAPFVLLGARRAGLRPALLGGLQAGLALYLGAGFQQWGMVNTDAGKAGFITGLYVIVVPVLGGLEGRRTGYGTWLGALLAVGGLFLLSVRPDWRIEYGELLVLGGAFFWAVHVLVIARWTRRHDPLVIAFLQFATVAVLSAGLAIVHEHGLPFDLRGGAPSVLYAGLLSTAVAFTLQVVAQRQAPPAHAAVLLSLEAVFAALGGWWLLEEQLGGRRLAGCALMLVGMLASQLIGQRAAVRTHAG